The following nucleotide sequence is from Anaerolineae bacterium.
ATGGGCCAGATAGATAACGTATTGCCGGGTTGGTTTCCAGAAACGCCCGTGATGTTCGTGGGCCGATTCCCACCGTGAAACCAATGAAGCATTAATCACCCGGTATTCATCTGCCGGCCCGGCAGCGGCAATTTGTTGGAGCTGGTCTATAAATTGTTCCTGGGTGAACCCGGCCTTTTTTCTCAAGGCGCGTAACTGCTCACCAAATTTCTTTAGGTCCATTATGCTGAGGATATGTAAAAATAGTACAAGAAATGTACAAGATTTGTGTCTTCAAAAATAAGGAGAGATATGTTACGCTTGTTAATATGGTTGAAGATTTTTAACCCTTCCAGCAAGGAGATACCGCCTGAACCGGGCCTGGGCTGTGTCTCCCAGGCCGAACACAGCCAATCAAACCGCCAATTCATCTCGGAGCGTATCCGGTTCGCTATCTCCTTTTTATTTTACTACAGTCAATCAAATATCTCAAGATTTATAATTCTTGGCCAGGGAAAACAATAATGAATAAACCCGAAGATGGATTAAAAAGGTACAACTTGGTGTTACCGGAGGAGATGTTCAACGAGGTCAGAAAAGTGGCCGATGAGCAGCAAACCAGTATGGTTGAGGTTATCCGTAAATTCATCAAACTCGGTTTGATGGTATCAGAAATGCAGGAGTCGCCTGAAATGACCGTGTTCATAAAAAGAGGGGGAGGCGAGGAGCAGCAGATTATCTTTATTTAAATTGGGGAAGGATTGATGAATCTTGTAGGGCAAACGCTCGGCCAATACGAATTGGTTGAAATGATTGGGATGGGTGGTATGGCTACGGTGTACAAGGCGTACCAACCTAATTTAAACCGATACGTAGCCATTAAAGTTCTATCAGAAAAATACGCGCTAACCGACGACTTGAAGAAACGTTTTTTACGTGAAGCAAAAGCCGTAGCCCAACTCAGTCATCCTAATATTTTGCCCATTTTTGATGTTGGTACAGAAGGTGATTGGAGTTATTTGGTAATGAAATATGTAGCCGGGCACACCTTGAGCCGGTTACTGGGTCGGCCCATGTCTCTATCCAGAGTAGGCCATTTTTTGAACCAACTTGCCGGCGCTTTGGATCATGCGCATGCCAAAGGCATCATCCATCGAGACATCAAGCCAGTGAATATTTTGGTGGAGAATGATTGGCTGTTTTTGGCCGACTTTGGCCTGGCAAAAATTATTGAGAGCAGCACTTTCACCAGTATCGGCACGGTTGTGGGCACACCGGAGTATATCTCTCCCGAACAAGCTGATAGCCGGCCGGTGGATCACCGAACCGATATTTATGCATTGGGGATTGTATTGTATGAAATGGTTACCGGGCGGGTGCCTTACCAGAGCGAAACACCTATGGGAATTATGTTCAAGCATGTCTATGAAACGCCGCCTGCCCCACGTTCTCTGAATCCCAATCTGCCGGAAGAAGTAGAACAGGCCATTCTCAAAGCTATGGCCAAAGCGCCAGGCGACCGTTACAACCGAAGCGGCGAATTGGCCGAGGCCTTGCGCCAGGCTATTGATAAAAAGGTTAGCGATGAGCAAGCAAGCCATATTACCATTTCAACCGCGCCCAAAACACCGCCGCGCCCAAAACATGTCAAAACAGACTCGGCTCCTGCCCCCACACCCCCGCCCCGGTCAACGTCTAAGCACACTCTGACCCTGTCAACACCACTCTATCTTGAGCTTGTTCAGATACCGGCCGGCGAATTTTTAATGGGCAGCGCCGTACGGGACAAAAACGCCCAGGATGATGAGAAACCACAGCATACCGTTTATGTGTCTGAGTTTTATATAACCAAATATCCGGTAACCAATGAGCAGTACGCCGCTTTTGTTAAAATGAACAATTACAGAACGCCAGACCATTGGGCCGATGGACAATTCCCGCCAGACCAGGCAGAACACCCGGTAGTTTACCTCTGGCGAGATGATGCCATAGCCTTTTGTAAATGGTTAAGCCAGGAAACCGGGCATCTGTTCCGCCTGCCCACCGAAGCGGAGTGGGAGAAAGCGGCCCGGGGCGCGGAGGGTCAACTGTATCCCTGGGGGAATGAGTGGGAGCAGGTCAGGTTGAATTGCCGCGAAAATGGATTGGGGGAAACCACGCCGGTTGGTCACTACTCGCCAGAGGGGGATAGCCCCTACCAGGTAGCCGAGATGAGCGGCAATGTGTGGGAATGGTGCACCGATTGGTTTGGCGAACGGGAATACAAACGCCGGGTTACATCAACGGTTAAAAACCCAACCGGACCCCAAAAAGGCAAATGGTATGTTTTGCGGGGCGGTTCTTTTGATAGCAACGCTTCGCTCACACGTTGCGCCTATCGGGGTAAAGATTTCCGGTTTGCCCGCAATAAAGATTATGGGTTCCGGGTTGTTCAGGCCAGCGGCTGGGAATCGATGACTAAATTTAGAAAACAATTTTCTTGAAATTTAAAGAGAAGATTATGAGAGAAACCCTTTTTGCCCTTGATTGTGGCTCAACCAATTGGCGTATCTATCGCGCCACTTATGAAGTCAACCGGCAATCCATTCGGTTGACCGGCGACCCGCAGCCATCTCCGCTGACCAGTTTTGTTGAGCGGCAGTTAGCCACGGTGATGCTGCTCAACCGGGAGGAAAGTGGGTTAGAAAGTTTTGGCGAAACGGCCTACCAATTCCTGTATGATGCTGCCCTGCGAAAACGAATCCGCGATTTCTTTAAACCCTGTATCGGTTCTCATCTGGAAAGAAAGCCCTTGCCCCACCAAACCCGCTATACTCACGATGAGGCGCTCCATTATACAAAACTGCTCCTGGAAGCGGCTTTAGAGCAGTTACGGGTAGAAAAGTGGCGTTCCCGTTCTTTTGACGACGGTATCCGTTTCTCCTTTGCTTACCCCGTTCATTGGCGGGACACTCACGAAGGGGAAGTTTTTGAAGATTTTAAGCAAGTTGTATTGAGTTGCTTCCCCAAACATTTTGACGACCAGGTAAGTTTTCTGAGTGAGCCGGAAGCAGCCATCCTTAGCCTGCGGCGACAGGAATTGTTAACCGACTCCGGCGGCGTGACCCTGGTTATTGATTCCGGAGGTAGCACCACCGACCTGACCGCCGGGCATCTCAATCCGGTGAGCGGTGAGTTGGAAGGAGTTCACCGGTACGGCGAGCCGCACGGGGGAGGATTATATGATGATGAGCTGGCCCGCTATATTGCGGACGAACTCAGGATTCCGGCTCCCGAACTCACAGAAGACCCCAATGCTCTCCATTTGTTGCGGATGTTTGGGCGGCAGATGAAAGAAGCTTTGAGTTACCAATTACTGCACCCAACCGGCGCAATCAATCCACCGCAGCGGGCCATCACCATTGTTTTGCACAACGGTAAGGTCTATCGCAAAACGGTCAGGCTGAATGAAACCACTTTCAGAGACGTTGTTCGACATCCGGTGGCCGATTTTGAGTTTCTGATTGACAATGGTTTGCGCAGCA
It contains:
- a CDS encoding helix-turn-helix domain-containing protein, with the translated sequence MDLKKFGEQLRALRKKAGFTQEQFIDQLQQIAAAGPADEYRVINASLVSRWESAHEHHGRFWKPTRQYVIYLAH
- a CDS encoding SUMF1/EgtB/PvdO family nonheme iron enzyme translates to MNLVGQTLGQYELVEMIGMGGMATVYKAYQPNLNRYVAIKVLSEKYALTDDLKKRFLREAKAVAQLSHPNILPIFDVGTEGDWSYLVMKYVAGHTLSRLLGRPMSLSRVGHFLNQLAGALDHAHAKGIIHRDIKPVNILVENDWLFLADFGLAKIIESSTFTSIGTVVGTPEYISPEQADSRPVDHRTDIYALGIVLYEMVTGRVPYQSETPMGIMFKHVYETPPAPRSLNPNLPEEVEQAILKAMAKAPGDRYNRSGELAEALRQAIDKKVSDEQASHITISTAPKTPPRPKHVKTDSAPAPTPPPRSTSKHTLTLSTPLYLELVQIPAGEFLMGSAVRDKNAQDDEKPQHTVYVSEFYITKYPVTNEQYAAFVKMNNYRTPDHWADGQFPPDQAEHPVVYLWRDDAIAFCKWLSQETGHLFRLPTEAEWEKAARGAEGQLYPWGNEWEQVRLNCRENGLGETTPVGHYSPEGDSPYQVAEMSGNVWEWCTDWFGEREYKRRVTSTVKNPTGPQKGKWYVLRGGSFDSNASLTRCAYRGKDFRFARNKDYGFRVVQASGWESMTKFRKQFS
- a CDS encoding FHA domain-containing protein, which codes for MRETLFALDCGSTNWRIYRATYEVNRQSIRLTGDPQPSPLTSFVERQLATVMLLNREESGLESFGETAYQFLYDAALRKRIRDFFKPCIGSHLERKPLPHQTRYTHDEALHYTKLLLEAALEQLRVEKWRSRSFDDGIRFSFAYPVHWRDTHEGEVFEDFKQVVLSCFPKHFDDQVSFLSEPEAAILSLRRQELLTDSGGVTLVIDSGGSTTDLTAGHLNPVSGELEGVHRYGEPHGGGLYDDELARYIADELRIPAPELTEDPNALHLLRMFGRQMKEALSYQLLHPTGAINPPQRAITIVLHNGKVYRKTVRLNETTFRDVVRHPVADFEFLIDNGLRSMRLQERDIRQVILVGGGAQLFTTVQYLRKRFGEKNVILSDNPSETVVHGLSLERDQSFGLTKPWLVARSVKVDESVQEPGFDSKQTLAAKTPDELKKLLVMPPSASPVSSEDEIKTVLDSNVAQSITASQWRLVASDGQTHALNSPVMTIGRKRTNAIVVNDDQASRTHAEIRREGKGGFEVVDLGSSNGTFVNEERLKVKQPRSLNAGDKIRIGRITFIYLK